The following are encoded in a window of Phaseolus vulgaris cultivar G19833 chromosome 3, P. vulgaris v2.0, whole genome shotgun sequence genomic DNA:
- the LOC137806186 gene encoding uncharacterized protein isoform X2 has translation MGCRFLELLYCGNHFIRTNKFAASYLNSIFYHTSKDAASLQWYQNEFPKVKELTHLLANVDAVNGRLIDVRSNSVLFDDDIEREMCTFKTLVRGYVGSSYVQHKMKRVVASFVSNAKHGSFTPFGKATEREPMVVDSLSKVSNFLSVSAQQRKLVRLKVCSQVTQHRIWTGALKEVLNGFAVDLDCLSSRGLNNDALLGGQIVHSCLNFLTEIGVVSDPGSSSWMKLSSSKMVDSFDSRRWEDVLVMFTDLIECCKKETRLKLHVAKAEIMKEGLLHIRDVSVDNTVGYKDAQHQESLVRKKLSKMLGHSSRCVFTLLLYYLYGRVVDIEVDMCGGVNANGKDGKFCLFMGRILTSDSEKMVGRGVKQLDRALGIFKFVWEMAEMKGHLDLQGHMWCVGADSRILS, from the exons AAAGGACGCTGCCAGCTTGCAATGGTATCAGAATGAGTTTCCCAAGGTGAAAGAATTGACCCATTTACTTGCAAATGTGGATGCGGTTAATGGTAGACTTATTGATGTAAGGAGCAATTCAGTACTTTTTGATGATGACATTGAGCGTGAAATGTGTACCTTCAAGACCCTTGTACGCGGGTATGTTGGGTCGTCATATGTTCAGCACAAAATGAAACGTGTTGTGGCCTCTTTTGTTTCAAATGCAAAACATGGATCCTTTACCCCTTTTGGTAAAGCGACTGAAAGAGAGCCTATGGTGGTTGATTCACTATCCAAAGTGAGCAACTTTCTTAGTGTTTCTGCTCAACAAAGGAAGTTGGTTCGTCTAAAAGTGTGCTCCCAGGTTACTCAGCATCGCATATGGACTGGTGCACTTAAAGAAGTTCTGAATGGTTTTGCAGTTGATTTGGATTGTTTGTCTTCTCGGGGCTTAAACAATGATGCTTTGTTGGGTGGCCAAATTGTTCATAGCTGTTTGAACTTTCTGACTGAAATTGGTGTGGTTTCGGATCCAGGGTCTTCTTCATGGATGAAGCTTTCATCTTCTAAAATGGTTGATTCCTTTGACTCACGGAGGTGGGAAGATGTTCTTGTGATGTTCACTGATCTGATTGAATGCTGTAAAAAGGAAACGAGGTTGAAGTTGCATGTAGCTAAGGCTGAGATCATGAAGGAGGGGCTTTTGCACATAAGGGATGTTTCAGTTGACAACACTGTCGGATATAAGGACGCTCAGCATCAAGAAAGCCTGGTGAGGAAGAAGCTTTCCAAAATGTTGGGTCACTCCTCTCGTTGCGTATTCACTCTATTACTGTATTACCTCTATGGAAGGGTAGTAGATATTGAAGTAGACATGTGTGGTGGGGTCAATGCAAATGGAAAGGATGGCAAGTTTTGCTTGTTTATGGGAAGAATCTTGACTTCAGATAGTGAGAAGATGGTTGGGCGTGGTGTGAAGCAGTTGGACCGGGCACTTGGGATTTTCAAGTTTGTGTGGGAAATGGCTGAAATGAAAGGGCATTTGGACTTGCAGGGCCATATGTGGTGTGTTGGAGCAGACAGTAGAATTCTTAG CTAG
- the LOC137806186 gene encoding uncharacterized protein isoform X1 has protein sequence MGCRFLELLYCGNHFIRTNKFAASYLNSIFYHTSKDAASLQWYQNEFPKVKELTHLLANVDAVNGRLIDVRSNSVLFDDDIEREMCTFKTLVRGYVGSSYVQHKMKRVVASFVSNAKHGSFTPFGKATEREPMVVDSLSKVSNFLSVSAQQRKLVRLKVCSQVTQHRIWTGALKEVLNGFAVDLDCLSSRGLNNDALLGGQIVHSCLNFLTEIGVVSDPGSSSWMKLSSSKMVDSFDSRRWEDVLVMFTDLIECCKKETRLKLHVAKAEIMKEGLLHIRDVSVDNTVGYKDAQHQESLVRKKLSKMLGHSSRCVFTLLLYYLYGRVVDIEVDMCGGVNANGKDGKFCLFMGRILTSDSEKMVGRGVKQLDRALGIFKFVWEMAEMKGHLDLQGHMWCVGADSRILRQELIFQGANCNTWVKLNSQWRR, from the exons AAAGGACGCTGCCAGCTTGCAATGGTATCAGAATGAGTTTCCCAAGGTGAAAGAATTGACCCATTTACTTGCAAATGTGGATGCGGTTAATGGTAGACTTATTGATGTAAGGAGCAATTCAGTACTTTTTGATGATGACATTGAGCGTGAAATGTGTACCTTCAAGACCCTTGTACGCGGGTATGTTGGGTCGTCATATGTTCAGCACAAAATGAAACGTGTTGTGGCCTCTTTTGTTTCAAATGCAAAACATGGATCCTTTACCCCTTTTGGTAAAGCGACTGAAAGAGAGCCTATGGTGGTTGATTCACTATCCAAAGTGAGCAACTTTCTTAGTGTTTCTGCTCAACAAAGGAAGTTGGTTCGTCTAAAAGTGTGCTCCCAGGTTACTCAGCATCGCATATGGACTGGTGCACTTAAAGAAGTTCTGAATGGTTTTGCAGTTGATTTGGATTGTTTGTCTTCTCGGGGCTTAAACAATGATGCTTTGTTGGGTGGCCAAATTGTTCATAGCTGTTTGAACTTTCTGACTGAAATTGGTGTGGTTTCGGATCCAGGGTCTTCTTCATGGATGAAGCTTTCATCTTCTAAAATGGTTGATTCCTTTGACTCACGGAGGTGGGAAGATGTTCTTGTGATGTTCACTGATCTGATTGAATGCTGTAAAAAGGAAACGAGGTTGAAGTTGCATGTAGCTAAGGCTGAGATCATGAAGGAGGGGCTTTTGCACATAAGGGATGTTTCAGTTGACAACACTGTCGGATATAAGGACGCTCAGCATCAAGAAAGCCTGGTGAGGAAGAAGCTTTCCAAAATGTTGGGTCACTCCTCTCGTTGCGTATTCACTCTATTACTGTATTACCTCTATGGAAGGGTAGTAGATATTGAAGTAGACATGTGTGGTGGGGTCAATGCAAATGGAAAGGATGGCAAGTTTTGCTTGTTTATGGGAAGAATCTTGACTTCAGATAGTGAGAAGATGGTTGGGCGTGGTGTGAAGCAGTTGGACCGGGCACTTGGGATTTTCAAGTTTGTGTGGGAAATGGCTGAAATGAAAGGGCATTTGGACTTGCAGGGCCATATGTGGTGTGTTGGAGCAGACAGTAGAATTCTTAG ACAAGAACTTATTTTCCAAGGTGCGAATTGTAATACCTGGGTCAAATTGAACTCACAATGGAGGCGTTAG